A single Chryseobacterium sp. DNA region contains:
- a CDS encoding acetyl-CoA hydrolase/transferase C-terminal domain-containing protein — MQNYISAEEAIYTIKSGNRVFFHGSACTPNYLIDELARQSHRLENVEMVSITQQGNVEIAKPQYKDSFFVNSLFVSTPVRDAVNSERGDFVPVFLSEIPILFRKNILPLDVALITVSPPDRHGFCTLGTSVDIARSAVDTAKIIVAIVNPRMPRTHGDGMIHITRIHKLVWHEEELPTVDYGSKVGPEEMLVGKNVAELIEDRSTLQMGIGTIPDAVLKCLTNHKDLGIHTEMLSDGVIDLIQNDVINNKYKGYNDNKTITSFCFGTRKLYDYVDDNTVFAFRDVSEVNFPINIMKNKKMVAINSAIEIDLTGQVCADSIGTLQYSGIGGQMDFMRGAALGEDGKPIIAITSRTKKGISRIVPYLKQGAGVVTTRGHIHYVVTEYGTAYLYGKNLRQRAQELISIAHPDDREMLERAAFERFKH, encoded by the coding sequence ATGCAAAATTACATAAGCGCAGAAGAAGCGATATATACAATAAAAAGCGGAAACCGTGTATTTTTCCATGGAAGTGCATGCACTCCAAATTACCTGATTGATGAACTGGCAAGACAGTCTCACCGGCTGGAAAATGTAGAAATGGTTTCCATTACGCAACAGGGGAATGTTGAAATAGCAAAACCTCAGTACAAGGACAGTTTTTTTGTCAACTCTTTATTTGTATCCACTCCTGTACGAGATGCTGTAAACTCTGAGAGAGGAGATTTTGTTCCGGTATTTTTAAGTGAAATCCCTATTTTATTCAGGAAAAATATCCTTCCGTTGGATGTGGCCCTGATCACGGTGTCTCCTCCCGACAGACATGGTTTCTGTACATTGGGAACTTCTGTAGACATCGCAAGATCGGCTGTAGATACCGCTAAGATCATCGTTGCGATTGTCAATCCGAGAATGCCCAGAACCCATGGAGACGGAATGATCCACATCACCAGAATTCATAAACTGGTTTGGCACGAAGAAGAACTTCCTACCGTAGATTATGGCTCAAAGGTAGGCCCTGAAGAAATGCTGGTAGGAAAAAATGTAGCAGAGCTTATTGAAGACAGGTCTACCCTTCAGATGGGTATCGGAACGATTCCTGATGCTGTTTTAAAATGCCTTACCAACCACAAAGATCTGGGAATTCACACAGAAATGCTGAGTGACGGGGTCATTGATCTGATTCAAAATGATGTGATCAACAATAAATACAAAGGGTATAACGACAATAAAACCATTACAAGTTTCTGCTTCGGAACCAGAAAACTGTATGATTATGTAGATGACAACACGGTGTTTGCCTTCAGAGATGTAAGTGAGGTCAACTTCCCGATCAATATTATGAAAAACAAAAAAATGGTGGCTATCAATTCAGCCATTGAAATTGACCTTACCGGCCAGGTATGTGCAGATTCTATCGGAACTTTACAATACAGCGGTATCGGAGGACAGATGGATTTCATGAGGGGCGCTGCATTAGGTGAGGATGGAAAACCAATCATTGCCATTACATCAAGAACAAAAAAAGGGATCTCAAGAATTGTTCCTTACCTTAAACAAGGCGCAGGAGTAGTGACTACAAGAGGCCATATCCACTATGTTGTTACAGAATACGGAACAGCTTATCTGTATGGTAAAAATCTTCGTCAGAGAGCCCAGGAGCTCATCAGCATTGCCCATCCTGATGACAGAGAAATGCTGGAAAGAGCAGCTTTCGAAAGGTTTAAACATTAA
- a CDS encoding GxxExxY protein — protein sequence MVTQSYLTDLTYKINGACIEVHKILGAGLLESVYHKCLEEELRLRNIHFKSELKVPVCYKGKEIDCDFFCDFLVEDLIVIELKSVVQLNDIHRAQILNYINLMRKPKGILINFNVKNLYHEGQETFVNKYYDMLF from the coding sequence ATGGTTACACAGTCTTATTTAACCGATTTGACCTATAAGATAAACGGTGCCTGCATAGAAGTTCACAAAATTCTGGGCGCCGGTTTATTGGAAAGCGTGTACCATAAATGTTTAGAGGAAGAACTTAGGTTAAGAAACATTCATTTTAAATCCGAGCTGAAGGTTCCGGTATGCTATAAAGGAAAAGAAATTGATTGTGATTTCTTTTGTGACTTTTTAGTTGAGGATTTAATCGTTATTGAGCTTAAATCAGTTGTTCAATTAAATGACATCCATCGGGCTCAAATTCTAAATTATATAAACTTAATGAGAAAACCTAAAGGTATTTTAATCAATTTTAACGTAAAAAATCTATATCACGAAGGACAGGAAACTTTTGTAAACAAATATTACGACATGCTTTTTTGA
- a CDS encoding cupin domain-containing protein, with protein sequence MNKIPRRIVTGIKDGKSIIIEDQQAENAVEHFPGLIISDIWNTQKTPASLDSETPIPNTGFPQTPKNGTCFRYVVIPPDKDLGVDRKPGKPHPMMHQTPTLDYIIILSGELHLIMEEGETLLKPGDIVIQRGTNHAWSNRSDEPCIQLAVLIDAGI encoded by the coding sequence ATGAACAAAATACCAAGACGTATCGTAACAGGGATCAAAGACGGAAAATCCATCATTATTGAAGACCAGCAGGCAGAAAATGCCGTGGAACATTTCCCGGGACTCATTATTTCAGATATCTGGAATACACAAAAAACACCCGCCAGTTTAGATTCTGAAACCCCAATTCCCAATACCGGGTTTCCGCAAACTCCTAAAAACGGAACTTGTTTCCGGTATGTAGTTATTCCGCCGGATAAAGATCTCGGAGTAGATCGTAAACCTGGAAAGCCTCATCCGATGATGCATCAGACCCCGACATTAGACTACATCATCATTCTTTCCGGTGAACTTCACCTGATTATGGAAGAAGGAGAAACCCTTCTAAAACCTGGAGACATCGTCATTCAGAGAGGAACGAATCATGCATGGAGCAACCGTTCTGATGAACCGTGCATTCAGCTGGCTGTGTTGATAGATGCGGGGATATAA
- the hppD gene encoding 4-hydroxyphenylpyruvate dioxygenase — MSTLTFAEKIAQAENFLPINGTDYIEFYVGNAKQAAHYYKTAFGFQSVAYAGPETGVRDRASYVLQQGKIRLVLTTGLTSDSSISEHVKKHGDGVKILALWVDDAYAAFEETTKRGGKPYLEPVTLTDEHGEVRMSGIYTYGETVHMFVERKNYNGAFMPGYEKWESDYNPEETGLLYVDHCVGNVDWNRMIPTVEWYEKVMGFVNILSFDDKQINTEYSALMSKVMSNGNGYAKFPINEPAEGKKKSQVEEYLDFYEGEGVQHIAVATKDIIYTVSELKKRGVEFLSAPPEAYYDMVPERVGHIDEDLKKLQDLGILIDHDEEGYLLQIFTKPVEDRPTLFFEIIERHGAQSFGAGNFKALFEALEREQERRGNL, encoded by the coding sequence ATGTCAACACTTACATTTGCCGAAAAAATTGCTCAAGCAGAGAATTTTTTACCGATCAACGGTACAGATTATATTGAGTTTTATGTAGGAAATGCAAAACAGGCTGCCCATTATTACAAAACCGCTTTCGGTTTTCAGTCTGTTGCCTATGCGGGTCCTGAAACAGGAGTAAGAGACCGCGCATCTTATGTGCTTCAACAAGGGAAAATAAGACTGGTATTAACAACCGGACTTACGTCTGACTCTTCTATCAGCGAGCACGTTAAAAAACATGGTGACGGAGTGAAAATTTTGGCACTTTGGGTAGATGATGCTTATGCAGCTTTCGAAGAAACTACGAAAAGAGGAGGAAAACCATATTTGGAGCCTGTAACTTTAACTGATGAGCATGGTGAAGTAAGAATGTCCGGAATTTATACTTACGGAGAAACCGTTCACATGTTTGTGGAAAGAAAAAATTATAACGGAGCTTTCATGCCCGGATATGAAAAATGGGAAAGCGACTACAATCCTGAAGAAACAGGGTTGCTGTATGTAGACCACTGTGTAGGAAATGTAGACTGGAACAGAATGATTCCTACCGTAGAATGGTATGAAAAAGTAATGGGATTTGTTAATATCCTTTCCTTTGATGACAAACAGATCAATACAGAATATTCTGCTTTGATGTCTAAGGTAATGTCAAATGGAAACGGATATGCAAAATTCCCGATCAATGAACCTGCAGAAGGTAAAAAGAAATCTCAGGTCGAAGAGTACCTTGATTTCTACGAAGGTGAAGGGGTGCAGCATATTGCTGTGGCTACAAAAGACATCATCTACACCGTAAGCGAATTAAAAAAACGTGGGGTAGAATTCCTTTCTGCTCCTCCTGAAGCCTATTATGATATGGTTCCTGAAAGAGTAGGCCATATTGATGAAGATCTTAAGAAACTTCAGGATTTAGGTATACTTATTGATCATGATGAAGAAGGGTATCTGTTACAGATCTTTACTAAGCCTGTAGAAGACCGTCCTACTCTATTCTTCGAAATCATTGAAAGACACGGTGCACAGAGTTTCGGTGCCGGTAATTTCAAAGCATTGTTCGAAGCATTGGAAAGAGAGCAGGAAAGAAGAGGAAATCTTTAA
- the fahA gene encoding fumarylacetoacetase translates to MKSFVDYSSHSDFSIHNIPFGVAVFNKEYIGCCTRIGDQVIDLATLYDLGYFDDIEGLDDNVFEAYTLNEFIELGKPVTNAVRTKIQTLLQEGSALSKDQKTIEEAFYDLDKVKMMMPVHIPNYTDFYSSIEHATNVGKMFRDPANALLPNWKHLPVGYHGRASSIVVSGTEINRPKGQMKPADADQPVFGPCKQLDFELEMAFIINKNTEMGESISTKEAEDAIFGMVVFNDWSARDIQSWEYVPLGPFLAKNFGSSISPWVVTLEALEPFRTASPTQDPEVLDYLKFEGDKNYDINLEVYIQPENGEQNLICQSNYKHMYWNMTQQLAHHTVNGCNVEVGDMYASGTISGSDPKSFGSMLELTWRGQNPLSLSDGQERKFIEDNDTVTMKAWAEKDGVRVGFGEVSGKIIPTV, encoded by the coding sequence ATGAAATCATTTGTAGACTATTCCTCACATTCGGATTTTTCTATACACAATATCCCTTTCGGAGTCGCCGTTTTTAATAAAGAATATATAGGATGCTGTACAAGAATCGGAGATCAGGTAATTGATCTTGCAACCTTGTACGATCTGGGATATTTCGATGATATTGAAGGATTGGACGACAATGTTTTTGAAGCGTATACCCTCAACGAATTTATCGAGTTGGGGAAACCGGTTACCAACGCTGTGCGTACAAAGATACAGACGCTGTTACAGGAAGGCTCGGCTTTATCAAAAGACCAGAAAACCATTGAAGAAGCATTCTATGATCTGGATAAAGTAAAAATGATGATGCCTGTACACATCCCGAACTATACAGACTTTTACAGCAGTATTGAACACGCTACCAATGTTGGAAAAATGTTCCGTGATCCTGCTAACGCATTATTACCAAACTGGAAACACTTACCCGTAGGGTATCATGGAAGAGCATCTTCTATCGTAGTTTCAGGTACGGAGATCAACCGCCCGAAAGGTCAGATGAAACCTGCTGATGCAGACCAACCGGTTTTCGGACCTTGTAAACAGCTGGATTTTGAACTCGAAATGGCTTTTATCATCAACAAAAATACAGAGATGGGAGAAAGTATTTCTACAAAAGAAGCTGAAGACGCTATTTTCGGAATGGTCGTTTTCAACGACTGGTCTGCAAGAGATATCCAATCTTGGGAATATGTTCCGCTAGGGCCATTCCTTGCCAAAAACTTCGGTTCATCTATTTCTCCGTGGGTCGTTACCCTGGAAGCCCTGGAACCTTTCAGAACGGCTTCACCGACACAGGATCCTGAAGTCTTAGACTATTTGAAATTTGAAGGGGATAAAAATTACGATATCAATCTTGAAGTCTATATCCAGCCTGAAAACGGCGAACAAAACCTGATCTGCCAAAGCAACTACAAACACATGTACTGGAATATGACTCAGCAATTGGCCCATCACACGGTAAACGGATGTAACGTTGAGGTTGGCGACATGTATGCAAGCGGAACTATTTCAGGAAGCGATCCAAAATCTTTCGGTTCTATGCTGGAATTGACATGGAGAGGTCAAAACCCTCTATCCCTAAGCGATGGCCAGGAAAGAAAATTCATCGAAGACAACGATACGGTTACCATGAAAGCGTGGGCTGAAAAAGACGGGGTAAGAGTAGGTTTCGGTGAAGTTTCCGGTAAAATTATCCCGACAGTTTAA
- a CDS encoding flavin reductase family protein: protein MKTVIPSEITSVQLQTIMQTAVSPRPIALASTVDKNGTINLSPFSFFNMFSTVPPILIFSPSRRVRDNTTKHTLENVLEVPEVVIGTVNYPIVQQISLASTEYETGVNEFIKSGLTMKDADLVQPKLIEECPVNFECRVLEVKPLGDQGGAGNLVICEVQKIHIREDYLNESGNLDQKKLDMVARLGSNWYSRSNENSLFEVPKPLVTKGIGFDLLPDAVKYSNIFTGNDLGMLANIEVLPAGDFHSDESIHLNAQKLLLESRIEEAWRVLTIQ from the coding sequence ATGAAAACAGTAATCCCCTCCGAAATAACCTCCGTACAGCTGCAGACGATCATGCAGACAGCGGTTTCGCCACGGCCGATTGCCTTAGCTTCTACGGTAGATAAAAACGGGACGATCAATTTATCCCCATTCAGTTTTTTTAATATGTTCAGTACGGTTCCGCCGATTTTGATTTTTTCACCATCGAGAAGAGTCCGTGATAATACGACGAAACATACCCTTGAAAATGTTCTGGAAGTTCCGGAAGTTGTTATTGGAACGGTAAACTATCCCATTGTACAGCAGATTTCTTTAGCTTCTACAGAATATGAAACCGGAGTCAATGAGTTTATAAAATCCGGCCTGACGATGAAAGATGCTGATCTGGTACAGCCTAAACTGATTGAAGAATGCCCTGTCAATTTTGAATGCAGGGTTTTGGAAGTAAAACCGTTGGGAGATCAGGGAGGTGCCGGAAATCTGGTTATCTGTGAGGTTCAGAAAATCCATATCAGAGAAGATTACCTCAATGAATCCGGAAATCTGGATCAGAAAAAACTGGACATGGTAGCCCGTTTAGGCAGCAACTGGTATTCCAGAAGCAATGAAAACAGTCTTTTTGAAGTTCCGAAACCTTTGGTAACCAAAGGAATCGGGTTTGACTTATTACCTGATGCTGTTAAATACAGTAATATCTTTACAGGAAACGACCTTGGAATGCTTGCCAATATAGAAGTATTACCTGCCGGAGATTTCCATTCGGATGAAAGCATTCATTTGAATGCCCAGAAATTACTTTTAGAAAGCAGAATTGAAGAAGCCTGGAGAGTTTTGACAATACAGTAA
- a CDS encoding homogentisate 1,2-dioxygenase: MRYHLAGNIPPKRHTIFKSPEDKFYYEQLFGTEGFHGISSLLYHIHRPTQIKSIGEPKDVTPKIAVEKNVTPRMFKGMNVAPEDDFMDSRKILLMNNDLKMGLAKPRKSMDYFYKNAECDELLYVHEGTGTLKTFVGNLEFVTGDYLIIPRGTIYQVELKSENPVFFVLESHSPIYTPKRYRNEFGQLLEHSPFCERDIITPSFVEPKDEKGEFLIKVKKENQITDFIYATHPFDVVGWDGYFYPYKFNIKNFEPITGRIHQPPPVHQNFEGHNFVVCSFCARMYDYHPQAIPAPYNHSNIDSDEVLFYTEGDFMSRNHIDLMDFTLHPGGIVHGPHPGAMERSIGKKFTEEYAVMVDPFRPLKITEEALKVEDPSYKTSWLE, from the coding sequence ATGAGATATCATCTAGCGGGAAATATCCCACCAAAAAGGCATACCATCTTTAAGTCTCCGGAAGATAAATTTTATTATGAACAGCTTTTCGGTACAGAAGGCTTTCATGGGATTTCGTCTTTGTTATACCACATTCACCGTCCTACACAGATAAAATCAATCGGAGAACCGAAAGATGTGACCCCTAAAATTGCGGTTGAAAAAAATGTGACCCCAAGAATGTTTAAAGGAATGAACGTTGCTCCGGAAGACGATTTTATGGACAGCCGGAAGATTCTTTTGATGAATAACGATTTGAAAATGGGATTGGCAAAGCCAAGAAAATCAATGGATTATTTTTACAAAAATGCTGAATGTGATGAGCTTTTATACGTTCATGAAGGAACAGGAACCTTAAAGACATTTGTAGGAAATCTTGAGTTTGTGACCGGTGACTATCTTATTATTCCGAGAGGAACAATTTACCAGGTAGAGCTGAAGTCGGAAAACCCTGTATTTTTCGTACTGGAAAGCCACTCTCCTATTTACACTCCCAAAAGATACAGAAACGAATTCGGACAGCTTTTAGAGCATTCCCCATTCTGCGAAAGGGATATTATCACTCCTTCTTTCGTGGAGCCCAAAGATGAAAAAGGAGAATTTTTAATCAAAGTAAAAAAAGAAAACCAGATCACAGACTTCATCTATGCAACGCATCCGTTTGATGTGGTAGGCTGGGACGGCTATTTTTATCCTTATAAATTCAATATTAAAAACTTCGAACCGATCACCGGAAGAATTCACCAACCGCCACCGGTTCACCAGAACTTTGAAGGACACAATTTCGTAGTCTGCTCATTCTGTGCAAGAATGTATGATTACCATCCACAGGCTATTCCGGCACCTTACAACCACTCGAATATCGATTCTGATGAGGTATTGTTCTATACGGAAGGTGACTTTATGAGCCGTAACCACATCGACCTGATGGACTTTACCCTTCACCCTGGAGGAATCGTACATGGACCTCATCCTGGTGCTATGGAAAGAAGTATCGGTAAAAAATTCACGGAAGAATATGCGGTCATGGTAGATCCTTTCCGTCCTTTAAAAATTACGGAAGAAGCTTTAAAAGTGGAAGATCCATCCTATAAAACCTCATGGCTGGAATAG
- a CDS encoding thiol:disulfide interchange protein has protein sequence MKKIALFLMVVPCFYLSQMKTGTFSELEALQHKDPRPVVIHLYTDWCAVCKIESFLLNKDEKLVSMMNEHFYLINFEAEKTREKIRFQNQEFEYLPNGNSGIHELALALSKNKNQPVYPLWIFLDKNQNLVYYHEGKITPEKMKQKLMEISAYDK, from the coding sequence ATGAAAAAAATAGCTTTATTTTTAATGGTAGTGCCCTGTTTTTATCTGTCTCAGATGAAGACGGGCACTTTTTCTGAACTGGAGGCTTTGCAACATAAAGATCCTAGACCTGTCGTCATCCACCTTTACACAGATTGGTGTGCTGTCTGTAAGATTGAATCTTTTCTTTTGAATAAGGATGAAAAACTAGTGAGTATGATGAACGAGCATTTTTATCTGATTAATTTTGAAGCGGAGAAAACAAGAGAAAAAATCCGTTTTCAGAATCAGGAATTTGAATATCTGCCGAATGGAAATTCCGGGATTCATGAACTGGCACTGGCTTTATCAAAGAATAAAAACCAGCCTGTTTATCCTTTATGGATTTTCCTGGATAAGAACCAAAATCTGGTATACTATCACGAAGGGAAAATTACTCCTGAAAAAATGAAGCAGAAGCTGATGGAGATTTCTGCTTATGATAAATGA
- a CDS encoding succinate CoA transferase, whose protein sequence is MLERIRLESLHQKVTTAENAVKIIKDGMIVGSSGFTKAGDSKAILPALAERGKTEDLKVTLMTGASLGHGTDGKLAEANVLRKRMPFQVDPILRNKINKGEILFIDQHLSESAELLHTKNLQSIDVAVIEAAYIERDGSIVPTTSVGNSVTFAALAKKIIIEINTEVPEEVYGIHDIYQAEDYPYRNVIPIVAPWNKIGRKSIPVDPNKIEAIVFTHLKDSPADIAEPDEKTTAIAQHLLGFFENEVLLGRLTDRLLPLQAGIGKVANAVLTGFKDSNFYDLTMFSEVLQDSTFDLIDSGKLSFASASSITVSKECYERVLGNLSKYREKFVLRPQNISNTPGLIRRLGVIAINTAIEFDIYGNVNSTHIGGTKIMNGIGGSGDFARNAYLSIFVTQAASKGNNISHVLPMVSHTDHTEHDVDILVTDIGLADLRGLAPRERAQKIIDNCVHPDYKEELQSYFDRACERGGHTPHLLEEAFSWHLRFSETGSMKQKTEIEVSI, encoded by the coding sequence ATGTTAGAAAGAATCAGATTAGAAAGTCTACACCAAAAAGTAACCACAGCAGAAAACGCTGTAAAAATCATTAAAGACGGTATGATCGTAGGATCAAGCGGCTTTACGAAAGCAGGTGACAGCAAAGCTATTTTGCCTGCACTTGCAGAAAGAGGAAAAACCGAAGACCTCAAAGTCACTTTGATGACCGGTGCTTCACTGGGGCACGGCACCGACGGAAAACTGGCAGAAGCCAATGTATTAAGGAAAAGGATGCCATTTCAGGTAGATCCGATTTTAAGGAATAAGATCAATAAAGGTGAAATTCTCTTCATCGACCAGCATTTAAGCGAAAGTGCGGAGCTTCTTCATACTAAAAACCTGCAGAGTATTGACGTCGCTGTTATTGAAGCAGCCTATATTGAAAGAGACGGAAGTATTGTACCCACCACTTCTGTAGGTAATTCTGTAACTTTTGCAGCTCTGGCTAAAAAAATCATTATCGAAATCAATACGGAAGTTCCTGAGGAAGTCTATGGGATTCATGATATTTACCAGGCAGAGGATTACCCATACAGAAATGTTATTCCAATCGTGGCTCCGTGGAACAAAATCGGCAGAAAAAGTATTCCGGTCGATCCCAATAAAATTGAAGCCATTGTTTTTACCCATCTTAAGGACAGCCCTGCAGATATTGCAGAGCCGGACGAAAAGACAACAGCTATTGCCCAACATCTTCTCGGTTTCTTTGAAAATGAGGTTCTTTTAGGACGTCTTACAGACCGGTTACTTCCCCTTCAGGCGGGTATCGGTAAAGTTGCCAATGCCGTTCTTACAGGATTCAAGGATAGTAACTTTTATGACCTGACCATGTTTTCTGAAGTGCTTCAGGACAGCACATTCGATCTGATTGATTCCGGTAAATTAAGTTTTGCTTCTGCATCCTCAATCACCGTTTCTAAGGAATGCTATGAAAGAGTTTTGGGAAACCTCTCAAAATATAGAGAGAAATTTGTTTTAAGACCTCAGAATATTTCCAATACTCCCGGACTGATCAGAAGGTTAGGAGTAATAGCGATCAATACCGCTATCGAATTTGATATTTACGGAAATGTAAACTCCACTCATATCGGAGGAACAAAAATCATGAACGGAATCGGAGGTTCCGGAGACTTTGCAAGAAACGCCTATTTAAGTATTTTTGTGACACAGGCAGCTTCAAAAGGCAACAACATTTCCCATGTCCTTCCCATGGTGTCTCACACGGATCATACAGAGCATGATGTTGATATCTTGGTAACGGATATCGGATTGGCTGATTTAAGAGGATTGGCACCAAGAGAAAGAGCACAGAAAATCATTGACAACTGCGTTCATCCTGATTACAAGGAAGAACTGCAATCCTATTTCGACAGAGCATGTGAAAGAGGAGGGCATACTCCCCATTTACTCGAAGAAGCATTCAGCTGGCATCTGCGGTTCTCTGAAACAGGAAGCATGAAACAGAAAACAGAAATCGAAGTTTCCATTTAA
- a CDS encoding TonB-dependent siderophore receptor, with product MKRILFSITLLSSYCFSQETDSLSLYQSKNIDSARVSKKEIKTSHIEDVVVTGTIKPMSRSKSPVAVEIYSQKFFQKNPTPSIFEAIAMVNGVKPQLNCSVCNTGDIHINGLEGPYTMILIDGMPIVSSLSTVYGLSGIPNSLVDRIEVVKGPASSIYGSEAMGGVINIITKNALTAPQLSVDMMTSTWSENNLDLSTKFNVGKKAASLLSLNYFSFQEKIDQNKDNFTDTTLQSRISVFNKWNFKRKDNRQASFAMRYLYEDRFGGEMQWDKSFRGSDEVYGESIYTNRAEIFGLYEWPVKEHIVTQFSYNYHDQNSFYGSNPFNAAQKVAFIQTYWDRSFGKHDLTAGLTFKRTFYDDNTPGTLASDGITNAPMKSPIWGAFIQDQWEINDKNTLLLGYRYDYDKVHHSVHSPRFAWKFSPNPYHTLRFNFGTGFRVVNLFTEDHAALTGSREVVVKSDLKPERSVNGNLNYIWKIPVGSRLLNLDASAFYTYFSNKIVGDFDSDPNKIIYDNLHGYGISRGASLNVDFTFQFPLSVNLGVTYLDVYQKYDNESQKTQQLHAPKWSGTYNLTYKFPNNLTVDFTGQFYGPMRLPVLVNDYRPEYSPFYSLANIQVSKGFKSGFEVYCGIKNLFNFTPKDPLMRPFDPFDKHADDPVSNPNHYTFDTAYGYAPMQRIRGFLGVKYILK from the coding sequence ATGAAGCGAATATTATTCTCTATTACTTTATTATCATCCTATTGTTTTTCACAGGAGACGGACAGCCTGAGCCTTTATCAAAGCAAAAACATCGATTCAGCCAGAGTTTCCAAAAAAGAAATCAAGACAAGCCATATTGAAGATGTTGTGGTTACAGGAACTATAAAACCGATGAGCAGATCAAAAAGCCCGGTAGCCGTAGAGATCTACAGCCAGAAATTTTTCCAGAAAAATCCAACACCGAGTATTTTTGAGGCGATCGCCATGGTAAACGGTGTAAAGCCTCAGCTGAACTGTTCTGTCTGCAATACCGGAGATATTCATATCAACGGGCTGGAAGGTCCTTATACCATGATTTTGATTGACGGCATGCCCATTGTAAGTTCTCTTTCCACGGTGTACGGCCTGAGCGGGATCCCAAATAGCCTGGTAGACAGAATTGAAGTGGTGAAAGGCCCCGCTTCTTCCATTTATGGTTCTGAAGCGATGGGAGGCGTTATCAATATCATTACCAAGAATGCCCTGACAGCGCCCCAATTAAGCGTAGATATGATGACCAGCACATGGAGTGAAAATAATCTTGATCTTTCCACGAAGTTCAATGTGGGAAAAAAGGCCGCCTCATTATTAAGCTTAAATTATTTCAGCTTTCAGGAAAAAATAGATCAAAATAAAGATAACTTCACCGATACCACTTTACAGAGCAGGATTTCAGTTTTTAACAAATGGAACTTTAAGAGAAAGGACAACCGGCAGGCCAGTTTTGCGATGAGGTATCTCTATGAAGACCGTTTCGGAGGAGAAATGCAGTGGGATAAATCTTTCCGGGGCAGTGATGAGGTATACGGAGAAAGTATTTATACCAATCGGGCTGAAATTTTCGGATTGTATGAATGGCCTGTGAAAGAGCATATCGTTACACAGTTTTCTTACAACTATCATGATCAGAACTCATTTTACGGATCGAATCCGTTTAATGCGGCTCAAAAGGTAGCTTTTATACAGACCTATTGGGACCGAAGTTTCGGAAAGCATGATCTCACGGCAGGGCTTACTTTCAAAAGAACTTTTTACGATGACAATACACCGGGAACATTGGCTTCAGACGGGATAACCAATGCCCCGATGAAATCTCCGATCTGGGGAGCATTTATTCAGGATCAGTGGGAGATCAATGATAAAAATACGTTGTTGCTTGGATATCGGTATGATTATGATAAAGTGCATCATTCCGTTCATTCACCAAGATTCGCATGGAAGTTCTCACCGAATCCTTACCATACGTTACGTTTCAATTTCGGAACAGGATTCAGAGTTGTCAATTTATTTACGGAAGATCACGCAGCCCTGACAGGTTCGAGGGAAGTGGTGGTAAAATCAGACCTCAAGCCGGAAAGATCGGTCAATGGGAATTTAAATTATATCTGGAAAATTCCTGTAGGAAGCCGTTTGCTGAATCTTGATGCGTCTGCCTTCTATACTTATTTCAGTAATAAAATCGTTGGTGATTTTGATTCCGATCCCAATAAAATTATTTACGATAACCTTCACGGCTATGGAATCTCAAGAGGAGCTTCACTGAATGTGGATTTCACGTTTCAGTTTCCTTTAAGCGTAAATCTGGGAGTCACGTATCTTGATGTTTACCAGAAATATGATAATGAAAGTCAAAAGACACAGCAGCTACATGCTCCAAAATGGAGTGGAACCTATAATCTGACCTATAAATTTCCAAACAATCTGACCGTAGATTTTACCGGACAGTTTTATGGACCGATGAGGCTTCCTGTTTTGGTGAATGACTACCGTCCCGAATATTCGCCCTTCTATTCTTTGGCTAATATCCAGGTTTCAAAAGGTTTTAAATCAGGATTTGAAGTGTATTGCGGCATTAAAAATTTATTCAACTTTACTCCTAAAGATCCTCTGATGAGGCCATTTGACCCGTTTGATAAACATGCTGACGATCCTGTCAGCAATCCTAACCACTATACTTTCGATACAGCATACGGCTATGCTCCGATGCAGCGTATCAGGGGATTCCTGGGAGTGAAATATATTTTGAAATGA